One part of the Megachile rotundata isolate GNS110a chromosome 16, iyMegRotu1, whole genome shotgun sequence genome encodes these proteins:
- the CycY gene encoding cyclin Y, which translates to MVRLSINVDEKECTLTLLLTLSADCHLKATCESKSNRDINESLTRMGNKSSCCVNSSPQVGRKELGSEGITRGLEEHLPEGGISVNNLQHISEREPEDWDSDPSLHPCAGTIFMERSKQAIENGMVRKKSQHQIADVRSLKKSSSCSTIYLDDSTVSQPNLKNTVKCVALAVYYHIKNRTSQRQIDIFDEKLHPLTREGVTEDYDKQNPEHKQIYKFVKTLFNAAQLTAECAIITLVYLERLLTYAEIDITPANWKRIVLGAILLASKVWDDQAVWNVDYCQILKDITVEDMNELERQFLEMLQFNINVPSSVYAKYYFDLRTLAEANELTFPSEPLSKEKAQKLEAMSRVYEDKVTAEALRTGFKKWSSLDNICIGGPRRSIAILS; encoded by the exons ATGGTGCGTTTAAGCATCAATGTAGATGAAAAAGAATGTACATTAACATTGCTGCTAACTTTATCAGCTGATTGTCACCTAAAAGCAACATGTGAA AGTAAAAGCAATAGAGACATCAACGAGTCTCTTACAAGAATGGGAAATAAAAGTAGTTGCTGTGTTAATTCCAGTCCACAAGTTGGACGTAAAGAATTAGGATCTGAAGGAATTACGCGTGGTCTTGAGGAACATCTACCGGAAGGTGGAATTAGCgttaataatttacaacataTTAGTGAACGCGAACCAGAAGACTGGGATTCAGATCCATCATTACACCCTTGTGCTGGTACTATTTTTATGGAACGGTCTAAACAAGCTATCGAAA ATGGCATGGTAAGAAAAAAGAGTCAGCACCAAATTGCAGATGTAAGGTCTTTAAAAAAGAGTAGCAGTTGCAGTACAATATATTTAGATGACAGTACTGTTTCAcaaccaaatctcaaaaatactGTGAAATGTGTTGCCTTAGCTGTTTATTACCATATTAAAAATAGAACTTCACAGAGACAAATTGATATATTTGATGAAAAGCTTCATCCTTTAACG AGGGAAGGTGTTACAGAAGATTATGATAAGCAAAATCCAGAACacaaacaaatttataaatttgtaaagacCTTATTCAATGCTGCTCAACTTACAGCTGAATGTGCCATCATAACGTTAGTTTATTTAGAACGTTTACTTACTTATGCGGAAATAGATATAACACCAGCCAATTGGAAACGAATTGTACTTGGAGCTATTTTACTAGCATCAAAAGTTTGGGATGATCAGGCAGTGTGGAATGTGGATTATTGCCAAATTCTTAAAGATATTACAGTAGAAGATAT GAATGAATTAGAAAGGCAGTTTTTGGAAATGCTACAATTCAATATAAATGTTCCTTCAAGCGTGTAtgctaaatattattttgatctCCGCACACTTGCAGAAGCAAATGAATTAACATTCCCTAGTGAACCACTCAGCAAAGAGAAAGCTCAAAAGTTGGAAGCTATGTCCAGAGTTTACGAAGATAAAGTTACTGCTGAAGCTTTACGTACCGGTTTTAAAAAATGGTCAAGTTTAGATAACATATGCATAGGCGGAC
- the JMJD4 gene encoding jumonji domain containing 4 — MFHELEIQNNRLCTEKNTAIIDWVDYIDPSVTYDEFFTKYLIPNKPCIFKSSITENWSCKRQWNLDNAPDFDVLDILFGNCVVPVADCNKKYYNSQSKDDMQMKDYLNYWIEYAKSNYSDSMPLLYLKDWHCPKLFPNAPMYNVPQYFASDWLNEYYIANPELNDDYRFVYMGPKGTWTPLHADVFGSYSWSANIVGKKRWLLFPPGQEDFLRDIHGELIYDATSEELNDYSKYKAYDKRALKYIDVIQTEGEIMFVPSGWHHQVWNIEDTISINHNWINGCNIMNVWHGLKKELSSVMKEVNDCKDMNDWAEQCQLILKSTYGMDYFLFFDFLKFIAQTRLNMFSQKEEVISFNKYKFGSNHCIFDLHSIKLVLIDFIRDMEEKSIYHLICEKNQGHKLLNKILLVLQSHYDVEKVSV, encoded by the exons ATGTTTCACGAACTTGAAATTCAGAATAATAGGTTATGTACCGAGAAAAATACCGCCATAATTGACTGGGTAGATTACATCGACCCTTCGGTAACATACGATGAAttctttacaaaatatttaatcccGAATAAACCATGTATCTTTAAATCAAGCATAACAGAAAATTGGTCATGTAAAAGACAGTGGAACTTGGATAACGCACCGGACTTTGATGTTCTTGATATATTGTTtg gaaATTGCGTGGTACCAGTTGCagattgcaataaaaaatattataattctcaATCGAAAGATGATATGCAAATGAAAGATTACTTAAATTATTGGATAGAATATGCAAAAAGTAATTATTCAGATTCTATGCCACTTTTGTATTTAAAAGATTGGCATTGTCCAAAATTATTCCCTAATGCTCCAATGTATAATGTCCCTCAATACTTTGCATCTGATTGGctgaatgaatattatattgcTAATCCTGAATTAAATGATGATTATAGATTTGTGTACATGGGACCAAAAGGGACATG GACACCATTGCATGCAGATGTATTTGGATCTTATAGTTGGTCTGCAAACATAGTTGGAAAGAAACGTTGGTTACTGTTTCCTCCAGGTCAAGAAGATTTTCTAAGAGATATTCATGGAGAATTAATATATGATGCAACTTCTGAAGAGCTTAATGATTACTCAAAATATAAAGCCTATGATAAACGGGCATTAAAGTATATTGATGTGATTCAAACAGAAGGTGAAATTATGTTTGTACCATCTGGGTGGCATCATCAAGTATGGAACATA gaagatactatttctattaatCATAACTGGATTAATGGATGTAATATTATGAATGTGTGGCATGGTTTGAAAAAAGAATTGTCTTCAGTAATGAAAGAAGTTAATGATTGCAAAGATATGAATGATTGGGCAGAACAATGTCAACTAATATTAAAATCAACATATGGAATGgactattttctattttttgatttcttaaaatttatagCTCAAACACGATTAAACATGTTTTCACAAAAAGAGGAAGTAATAAGCTTTAACAAATATAAGTTTGGATCTAATCATTGTATATTTGATCTTCATTCGATAAAATTAGTATTGATAGATTTTATCAGAGATATGGAAGAGAAATCTATTTATCATTTAATTTGTGAAAAGAATCAAGGTCATAAActgttaaacaaaattttattagttttacAATCTCATTATGATGTCGAAAAAGTTTCAGTGTGA
- the Pcif1 gene encoding phosphorylated CTD-interacting factor 1 isoform X2 encodes MGNTAFKTSGTKFDPITDPLGICAVPPVSGNGAIPPGGTLKRRASEDSVVPAAKKFVLAGPWDLEIPTNVIIYERAPSNLPHVHPETEALRCGLLAKLRQCYQELCHTRESIDAPKDSFNRWLMERKVIDCGSDPLLPSQCFPEISMSMYREIMNDIPIKLVRPKFTGDARKQLSRYAEAAKKMIESRAASSESRKVVKWNAEDTFQWLRRTVGATFDDFQDRLAHLKRQCQPHLTETVKASVEGICLKIYHLSTEYAKKVKHKNNQILKDNGLGNVIPLGGPASTQRKVWCYPIQFSLPTSRLPQVDYLPEREQTMLRFHGDTVCINNMHLAKLEHLYRYNCFDDKKFEMFLPRVWCMLKRYQTYFGINEGQATQMALPVTVFECLQRSFGVTFECFASPLNCYFRQYCSAFADTDSYFGSRGPFLDFRPVSGSFQANPPYCEELMEAMVNHFERLLADSAEPLSFVVFLPEWRDPAPNALIKLESSHFKRKQVVVPAMEHEYRHGFQHILPKGEVNIRAAHGTLVVWLQNTAGTARWGPTEERVEALLEAWRPGRERERDRQELLSPPRQTHQPIPSMPIPVLTTPTTPTVPLQTLSTHPI; translated from the exons ATGGGTAATACCGCCTTTAAAACCTCAGGTACTAAG TTTGACCCAATTACGGATCCACTTGGTATTTGTGCTGTTCCACCTGTTTCTGGCAATGGAGCTATTCCTCCAGGAGGAACGCTTAAACGTAGAGCTTCGGAAGATAGCGTTGTCCCAGCAGCGAAGAAATTTGTATTAGc TGGTCCATGGGACTTGGAAATTCCAACAAATGTCATAATATATGAGAGAGCTCCATCAAATTTACCTCATGTTCACCCTGAAACGGAAGCATTACGATGTGGTTTACTTGCAAAATTGAGGCAATGTTATCAAGAATTGTGTCATACTCGTGAATCGATAGATGCTCCTAAGGATTCTTTTAACAGATGGCTAATGGAAAGAAAAGTTATAGATTGTGGCTCAGATCCTCTCTTACCAAGTCAGTGTTTTCCTGAAATTTCCATGTCTATGTACCGCGAAATTATGAACGATATCCCTATTAAATTAGTCCGACCAAAATTTACCGGTGATGCGAGGAAACAATTATCACGATATGCAGAAGCTGCAAAGAAAATGATAGAATCAAGAGCAGCTTCGTCAGAGAGTAGAAAAGTCGTAAAATGGAATGCAGAAGATACTTTTCAGTGGTTAAGACGAACAGTTGGTGCTACGTTTGATGATTTCCAAGATCGTCTTGCACATTTAAAACGACAGTGTCAACCACACCTTACAGAGACTGTAAAAGCTAGTGTTGAGGGTATCTGCTTAAAAATTTATCACTTATCAACGGAATACGCAAAAAAAGTCAAACATAAAaacaatcaaattttaaaagataACGGATTAGGAAATGTTATACCCTTAGGGGGACCAGCCAGTACGCAAAGAAAAGTTTGGTGTTACCCCATACAATTTTCTCTTCCAACTTCCCGGCTTCCGCAAGTGGATTATCTTCCTGAACGTGAACAAACAATGTTGCGCTTTCATGGTGATACCGTGTGTATTAATAATATGCATCTTGCAAAATTAGAACACCTATACAGATATAATTGCTTTGATGAcaaaaagtttgaaatgtttttaCCTCGCGTTTGGTGTATGTTGAAACGTTATCAGACATATTTTGGAATCAACGAGGGACAAGCAACGCAAATGGCCCTCCCTGTTACAGTCTTTGAATGTCTTCAAAGATCATTTGGTGTGACATTTGAATGTTTTGCGTCTCCGTTAAACTGCTACTTTAGACAATACTGTTCAGCATTCGCTGACACGGATTCTTATTTCGGATCAAGGGGACCTTTCTTGGACTTCAGACCTGTCAGTGGCTCGTTTCAAGCTAATCCACCATATTGCGAAGAACTTATGGAAGCTATGGTTAACCATTTCGAACGTCTTTTAGCTGATTCAGCAGAACCTTTATCTTTTGTGGTATTTTTACCTGAATGGAGAGATCCAGCACCTAATGCTCTCATAAAATTAGAAAGCAGCCATTTTAAAAGAAAACAGGTGGTAGTACCTGCTATGGAACATGAATACAGACATGGATTTCAGCATATACTACCAAA AGGCGAAGTTAATATTAGAGCAGCACATGGAACATTAGTAGTATGGTTACAAAATACAGCTGGTACTGCTCGTTGGGGACCTACAGAGGAAAGAGTTGAAGCATTATTGGAAGCATGGCGTCCaggaagagaaagagaacgaGATAGACAAGAACTTCTATCACCACCAAGGCAAACACATCAGCCGATACCTTCCATGCCTATTCCTGTTTTAACAACGCCTACGACTCCAACAGTACCGTTACAAACATTATCCACACATCCTATATAA
- the Pcif1 gene encoding phosphorylated CTD-interacting factor 1 isoform X1 encodes MNEVSGGKQDIPNTSTWETLSGQSASLSTMHHHHQSLQQDANTAVTQVIVPTPVKLQAPMLNSTQTVGDHCSQLGHMQQSNLITQGTPPGTFPETELSPELQQQGWKKFWSKRENRPYFWNKLTGESLWVIPPLKPQFDPITDPLGICAVPPVSGNGAIPPGGTLKRRASEDSVVPAAKKFVLAGPWDLEIPTNVIIYERAPSNLPHVHPETEALRCGLLAKLRQCYQELCHTRESIDAPKDSFNRWLMERKVIDCGSDPLLPSQCFPEISMSMYREIMNDIPIKLVRPKFTGDARKQLSRYAEAAKKMIESRAASSESRKVVKWNAEDTFQWLRRTVGATFDDFQDRLAHLKRQCQPHLTETVKASVEGICLKIYHLSTEYAKKVKHKNNQILKDNGLGNVIPLGGPASTQRKVWCYPIQFSLPTSRLPQVDYLPEREQTMLRFHGDTVCINNMHLAKLEHLYRYNCFDDKKFEMFLPRVWCMLKRYQTYFGINEGQATQMALPVTVFECLQRSFGVTFECFASPLNCYFRQYCSAFADTDSYFGSRGPFLDFRPVSGSFQANPPYCEELMEAMVNHFERLLADSAEPLSFVVFLPEWRDPAPNALIKLESSHFKRKQVVVPAMEHEYRHGFQHILPKGEVNIRAAHGTLVVWLQNTAGTARWGPTEERVEALLEAWRPGRERERDRQELLSPPRQTHQPIPSMPIPVLTTPTTPTVPLQTLSTHPI; translated from the exons ATGAATGAAGTAAGTGGAGGAAAACAAGATATACCTAATACTTCTACTTGGGAGACATTGTCTGGGCAATCAGCATCGTTATCTACTATGCATCATCATCATCAATCGTTACAACAAGATGCAAATACAGCAGTTACACAAGTTATAGTTCCTACTCCTGTAAAACTTCAAGCACCTATGTTAAATTCAACGCAAACCGTAGGTGATCATTGTTCACAACTCGGTCATATGCAACAATCAAATTTGATAACGCAG GGTACACCACCGGGAACGTTTCCAGAAACTGAACTTTCACCTGAACTTCAGCAACAAGGATGGAAAAAGTTTTGGAGCAAACGAGAAAATCGTCCATATTTTTGGAATAAATTAACTGGAGAATCTTTATGGGTAATACCGCCTTTAAAACCTCAG TTTGACCCAATTACGGATCCACTTGGTATTTGTGCTGTTCCACCTGTTTCTGGCAATGGAGCTATTCCTCCAGGAGGAACGCTTAAACGTAGAGCTTCGGAAGATAGCGTTGTCCCAGCAGCGAAGAAATTTGTATTAGc TGGTCCATGGGACTTGGAAATTCCAACAAATGTCATAATATATGAGAGAGCTCCATCAAATTTACCTCATGTTCACCCTGAAACGGAAGCATTACGATGTGGTTTACTTGCAAAATTGAGGCAATGTTATCAAGAATTGTGTCATACTCGTGAATCGATAGATGCTCCTAAGGATTCTTTTAACAGATGGCTAATGGAAAGAAAAGTTATAGATTGTGGCTCAGATCCTCTCTTACCAAGTCAGTGTTTTCCTGAAATTTCCATGTCTATGTACCGCGAAATTATGAACGATATCCCTATTAAATTAGTCCGACCAAAATTTACCGGTGATGCGAGGAAACAATTATCACGATATGCAGAAGCTGCAAAGAAAATGATAGAATCAAGAGCAGCTTCGTCAGAGAGTAGAAAAGTCGTAAAATGGAATGCAGAAGATACTTTTCAGTGGTTAAGACGAACAGTTGGTGCTACGTTTGATGATTTCCAAGATCGTCTTGCACATTTAAAACGACAGTGTCAACCACACCTTACAGAGACTGTAAAAGCTAGTGTTGAGGGTATCTGCTTAAAAATTTATCACTTATCAACGGAATACGCAAAAAAAGTCAAACATAAAaacaatcaaattttaaaagataACGGATTAGGAAATGTTATACCCTTAGGGGGACCAGCCAGTACGCAAAGAAAAGTTTGGTGTTACCCCATACAATTTTCTCTTCCAACTTCCCGGCTTCCGCAAGTGGATTATCTTCCTGAACGTGAACAAACAATGTTGCGCTTTCATGGTGATACCGTGTGTATTAATAATATGCATCTTGCAAAATTAGAACACCTATACAGATATAATTGCTTTGATGAcaaaaagtttgaaatgtttttaCCTCGCGTTTGGTGTATGTTGAAACGTTATCAGACATATTTTGGAATCAACGAGGGACAAGCAACGCAAATGGCCCTCCCTGTTACAGTCTTTGAATGTCTTCAAAGATCATTTGGTGTGACATTTGAATGTTTTGCGTCTCCGTTAAACTGCTACTTTAGACAATACTGTTCAGCATTCGCTGACACGGATTCTTATTTCGGATCAAGGGGACCTTTCTTGGACTTCAGACCTGTCAGTGGCTCGTTTCAAGCTAATCCACCATATTGCGAAGAACTTATGGAAGCTATGGTTAACCATTTCGAACGTCTTTTAGCTGATTCAGCAGAACCTTTATCTTTTGTGGTATTTTTACCTGAATGGAGAGATCCAGCACCTAATGCTCTCATAAAATTAGAAAGCAGCCATTTTAAAAGAAAACAGGTGGTAGTACCTGCTATGGAACATGAATACAGACATGGATTTCAGCATATACTACCAAA AGGCGAAGTTAATATTAGAGCAGCACATGGAACATTAGTAGTATGGTTACAAAATACAGCTGGTACTGCTCGTTGGGGACCTACAGAGGAAAGAGTTGAAGCATTATTGGAAGCATGGCGTCCaggaagagaaagagaacgaGATAGACAAGAACTTCTATCACCACCAAGGCAAACACATCAGCCGATACCTTCCATGCCTATTCCTGTTTTAACAACGCCTACGACTCCAACAGTACCGTTACAAACATTATCCACACATCCTATATAA